From the genome of Dickeya aquatica, one region includes:
- the rstB gene encoding two-component system sensor histidine kinase RstB, translating into MKKLFVQFFLLLFASFLVMTLMVGLVYKVTAERAGRQSMDDLMKSSLYLINNELRSIPPREWHKTINQMDLNLSFKLHIEPISKYHLSNQAQQRLIQGEIVALDDEYTFIQRIPASHYVLAVGPIPYLFFLHEIRLVNLLFLVLIGLSLALPVFLWMRPHWRAMLQLESAAQRLGDGHLEERTHFDNTSSLFRLGVAFNRMADNLNQLISSKKQLIDNIAHELRTPLVRLRYRLAMSDNLSDDEQEAINRDVGQLEALIDELLTYARLDRPQVTLHLDAIDLSQWLQKRIDDFQLVHDDKHIELDVASHHHFGYVDLRLMERVLNNLVNNGLRFCQQRLRVGLTLDERTACLQVEDDGPGIAPEDRQAVFEPFIRLAAGIENSSGGCGLGLAIVCAIVRAYHGTISVDSSPLGGARFQFCWPVIEQKPAATLTSEGAVQSVTRGNQTLTDR; encoded by the coding sequence ATGGATGACCTGATGAAAAGCTCGCTGTACCTGATTAATAACGAGCTGCGATCTATCCCGCCGCGCGAGTGGCACAAAACCATCAACCAGATGGATCTTAACCTCTCTTTTAAGCTGCACATCGAACCCATCAGCAAGTACCACCTGAGTAATCAGGCGCAGCAGCGGCTGATTCAGGGCGAAATTGTCGCGCTGGATGACGAGTACACCTTTATTCAGCGCATTCCCGCAAGCCACTATGTACTGGCCGTCGGGCCTATCCCGTATCTGTTCTTTTTGCACGAGATTCGACTGGTTAACTTGCTGTTTCTGGTGCTGATTGGCTTGTCACTGGCGCTGCCAGTGTTTTTATGGATGCGCCCGCACTGGCGAGCCATGCTGCAACTGGAGAGTGCCGCCCAGCGCCTCGGTGATGGCCATCTTGAAGAGCGCACCCATTTTGACAACACCTCCAGCCTGTTTCGCCTCGGGGTGGCATTCAATCGCATGGCGGATAATCTCAACCAATTAATCAGCAGTAAAAAACAGCTTATTGACAATATTGCCCATGAACTGCGCACGCCGCTGGTACGGTTACGCTACCGTCTGGCCATGAGTGATAACCTGAGCGATGACGAACAGGAAGCCATCAATCGGGATGTCGGGCAACTCGAAGCACTTATTGATGAACTGCTGACCTACGCTCGCCTTGACCGTCCGCAGGTGACGCTGCACCTCGATGCCATCGACCTGTCTCAGTGGCTGCAAAAACGGATTGACGACTTTCAACTGGTGCATGATGACAAACACATCGAGCTGGATGTCGCCAGTCATCACCATTTTGGTTACGTAGACCTGCGGCTGATGGAGCGCGTGCTGAATAATCTGGTTAATAACGGGCTGCGTTTTTGTCAGCAGCGCCTGCGCGTCGGGTTAACGCTGGATGAACGCACCGCTTGCCTGCAAGTCGAAGATGATGGCCCCGGCATCGCGCCGGAAGATCGTCAGGCGGTGTTCGAACCCTTCATCCGCCTCGCCGCCGGGATAGAAAACAGCAGCGGTGGTTGCGGGCTGGGGCTGGCAATTGTCTGCGCGATTGTCCGCGCTTACCACGGCACGATTTCGGTTGATAGCAGCCCGTTGGGCGGGGCGCGCTTTCAATTCTGCTGGCCGGTTATCGAGCAAAAACCGGCAGCCACGCTCACATCCGAGGGCGCTGTACAATCCGTTACACGCGGAAACCAAACACTCACAGATCGCTAG
- the asr gene encoding acid resistance repetitive basic protein Asr: MFSYASFIGPPKGSKPKPDNEEFKMNKFLVMIAGAALGLSSVAFAAGTTAPAAAPAAATTAAAPAKADEAKKPVKKVEKKKAEQKAQAKKKAKKAKKPAAQKAQATKKVKKAKKPAAQKAQATKKVKKAKKPAAQKAQATKKVKKAKKPAAQKAQATKKVKKAKKPAAQKAQATKKVKKAKKPAAQKAQATKKVKKAKKPAAQKAQATKKVKKAKKPAAQKAQATKKVKKAKKPAAQKAQAAKKHKKVKKAKKAAPTAA, encoded by the coding sequence ATGTTCTCCTATGCTTCATTCATCGGGCCACCTAAAGGTTCGAAACCTAAACCGGATAATGAGGAATTTAAGATGAACAAGTTTTTAGTGATGATCGCAGGTGCGGCTCTGGGTCTGTCCTCTGTCGCTTTCGCAGCGGGTACGACTGCTCCGGCTGCTGCTCCTGCCGCAGCAACGACTGCTGCTGCTCCGGCTAAAGCTGACGAAGCGAAAAAACCGGTTAAAAAAGTAGAGAAGAAAAAGGCTGAACAAAAAGCTCAGGCAAAGAAAAAAGCTAAAAAAGCCAAAAAACCTGCCGCTCAGAAAGCGCAGGCCACCAAGAAAGTGAAAAAAGCTAAAAAACCTGCCGCCCAGAAAGCGCAGGCCACCAAGAAAGTGAAAAAAGCTAAAAAACCTGCCGCCCAGAAAGCGCAGGCCACCAAGAAAGTGAAAAAAGCTAAAAAACCGGCTGCCCAGAAAGCACAGGCCACCAAGAAAGTGAAAAAAGCTAAAAAACCTGCCGCCCAGAAAGCGCAGGCTACCAAGAAAGTGAAAAAAGCTAAAAAACCTGCCGCCCAGAAAGCGCAGGCTACCAAGAAAGTGAAAAAAGCTAAAAAACCGGCTGCCCAGAAAGCACAGGCCACCAAGAAAGTGAAAAAAGCTAAAAAACCTGCCGCCCAGAAAGCGCAGGCTACCAAGAAAGTGAAAAAAGCTAAAAAACCGGCTGCCCAGAAAGCGCAGGCTGCTAAAAAACACAAAAAAGTGAAAAAAGCGAAAAAAGCTGCTCCGACAGCCGCTTAA
- the ydgU gene encoding small membrane protein YdgU, with amino-acid sequence MLRRYSFEIVLSFLLICALVTVVFFL; translated from the coding sequence ATGCTGCGGCGTTACTCATTCGAAATAGTGCTGTCCTTCCTGCTCATCTGTGCGCTGGTCACAGTCGTGTTTTTCCTGTAA
- a CDS encoding trypsin-like serine peptidase — MRISAWLLCSLTTLTPAVWADSAPSSTMTEQEKQTLFFNHDDRDPVADTTQWPWQAIGQLETTSGNLCTATLISPHLALTAGHCLVTPPGVPDKPVALRFMATEQGWKYETSHISALSNKKLGKMLKADGEGWIVPPKAAPWDFALIHLKDTPPGIRPLPLWQGTQDELKAALAQAEQRVTQAGYPEDHQDELYRHQNCLITGWVDESVLAHQCDTLPGDSGSPLLLKTAGNWVLIGVQSSAPDASERNEDDNRAVAVSAIYHSLEAMSKGIGR, encoded by the coding sequence ATGCGTATATCTGCCTGGCTGTTGTGCTCCTTAACCACGCTAACCCCTGCCGTCTGGGCCGACAGCGCCCCGTCGTCAACCATGACGGAACAAGAAAAACAGACCCTGTTTTTTAATCATGACGATCGTGACCCGGTGGCAGATACCACCCAATGGCCCTGGCAGGCAATCGGTCAACTGGAAACCACCAGCGGCAATCTGTGTACCGCAACATTGATTTCGCCCCACCTGGCACTCACCGCCGGTCACTGTCTTGTGACGCCGCCCGGTGTGCCGGATAAACCGGTTGCCCTGCGTTTTATGGCAACTGAACAGGGGTGGAAATATGAAACCAGCCACATCAGCGCACTGTCGAATAAAAAGCTCGGCAAAATGCTCAAAGCCGATGGCGAGGGCTGGATAGTGCCGCCCAAGGCCGCACCGTGGGATTTTGCCTTAATTCACCTCAAAGACACCCCGCCGGGCATTCGCCCCTTACCGCTTTGGCAGGGAACGCAGGATGAACTCAAAGCCGCACTGGCACAGGCAGAACAGCGCGTGACTCAGGCCGGCTATCCTGAAGATCACCAAGATGAGCTGTATCGTCATCAGAATTGCCTGATAACCGGCTGGGTAGATGAATCGGTATTGGCGCACCAGTGTGACACCTTACCCGGTGATAGCGGCTCGCCGCTGTTGCTGAAAACGGCCGGAAATTGGGTGCTCATTGGTGTGCAAAGCTCCGCCCCGGATGCCAGCGAGCGCAACGAAGACGACAACCGCGCTGTCGCAGTGAGCGCGATTTATCACTCGTTGGAAGCGATGTCGAAAGGTATCGGGCGGTAA
- the hrpA gene encoding ATP-dependent RNA helicase HrpA — protein sequence MTSPLHALEPELNALMLRDRQRLRRRLQGAMKVGNPQAQAAIAQEISQEIARARAYVAQRQASRPAIHYPESLPVSQKREEILAAIRDHQVVIVAGETGSGKTTQLPKMCLELGRGVTGLIGHTQPRRLAARSVADRIAAELETSTGSTVGYKVRFNDQVSETTLVKLMTDGILLAEIQQDRLLMQYDTLIIDEAHERSLNIDFILGYLRQLLPKRPDLKVIITSATIDPQRFSRHFNQAPVIEVSGRTYPVEVRYRPVVDEAQDSDRDQLQAILDAVDELCHEGPGDILVFMSGEREIRDTADALNKLDLPHTEVLPLYARLSSQEQNRVFHSHHGRRIVLATNVAETSLTVPGIRYVIDPGTARISRYSYRTKVQRLPIEPISQASANQRKGRCGRVAAGICIRLYSEQDFLSRPAFTDPEILRTNLASVILQMTALGLGDIDAFPFVEAPDKRNILDGVRLLEELGALETREDGPYRLTPQGRQLAQLPIDPRLARMVLEARQTSCVREAMIITAALSIQDPRERPAEKKQAAEEKHRRFADKESDFQAFVNLWDYLQAQQKALSSGQFRKLCRTEYLNYLRVREWQDIYTQLRQVVKELGFPVNSEPADYRSLHCALLTGLLSHIGQKDVEKQEFSGARNTRFALFPGSGLFKKPPKWAMVAELVETSRLWGRIAARIEPEWVEPLAQHLVKRSYSEPHWEKAQAAVMAQEKVTLYGLPIVAARKVNYGTIDPVVSRELFIRHALVEGDWQTRHAFLRANQALRQEVEELENKSRRRDILVDDDTLFAFYDQRIGQDVVSGRHFDSWWKQASQANPDQLNFEKTMLIKDGAQRVSALDYPNYWQQGELRLRLTYQFEPGADADGVTVHIPLPVLNQVKEEGFEWQIPGLRNALIVALIKSLPKPVRRNFVPAPNYADACLARVTPLEKPLLDALERELRLMTGVSVDRDSWQWDQVPDHLKMTFRVVDDKHRALREGKSLRALKEQLQDKVQQTLSAVADDGIEQRDLHIWSFGSLPECYEQKRGGYSVKAYPALVDEKDSVAIRLFDTPHQQQQMMWRGQRRLLLLNIPSPIKYLHEKLPNKAKLGLYFNPYGKVLELIDDCIACGVDKLMAQAGGPAWQEADFRQLHERVRAELNETVVDIARQVEQILTAVFTINKRLKGRVDMALALALGDIKSQMNGLVFRGFVTDNGWQRLPDVLRYLHAIERRLDKLAQDVHRDRAQMLKVGQVQQAWQQWLGKLPPERREEEEVKAVRWMIEELRVSYFAQQLGTPYPISDKRIVQAMEQIDG from the coding sequence GTGACATCACCTCTTCATGCGTTAGAACCCGAACTGAATGCCCTGATGCTGCGCGACCGCCAGCGTTTGCGCCGCCGTTTACAGGGGGCGATGAAAGTGGGCAACCCCCAGGCACAAGCGGCAATCGCGCAAGAAATCAGCCAGGAGATAGCGCGAGCCCGCGCCTATGTGGCGCAGCGCCAGGCATCACGGCCTGCGATCCATTACCCGGAGTCATTGCCGGTCAGCCAAAAGCGTGAGGAGATTCTGGCGGCAATACGTGACCATCAGGTGGTGATCGTCGCCGGTGAAACCGGATCAGGTAAAACTACCCAGTTGCCGAAAATGTGTCTGGAACTGGGGCGAGGTGTCACCGGGTTGATAGGCCACACCCAGCCGCGGCGGCTGGCGGCCCGCAGCGTGGCCGATCGCATTGCCGCAGAGCTGGAAACCTCGACCGGTAGCACGGTGGGGTATAAGGTGCGTTTTAACGATCAGGTCAGCGAGACGACGCTGGTCAAGCTGATGACCGACGGTATTTTGCTGGCGGAAATCCAGCAAGACCGGCTGTTGATGCAGTACGACACACTTATCATCGATGAGGCCCATGAACGCAGCCTCAATATTGATTTTATTCTCGGTTACTTACGGCAACTGTTGCCAAAACGCCCGGATCTCAAAGTTATCATCACCTCGGCCACCATTGATCCGCAGCGTTTTTCCCGTCATTTCAATCAGGCTCCTGTGATTGAAGTTTCCGGGCGAACCTATCCGGTAGAGGTGCGCTATCGCCCGGTGGTTGATGAGGCGCAAGACAGCGATCGTGACCAGTTGCAGGCCATTTTGGATGCCGTGGATGAACTCTGCCACGAAGGGCCGGGCGACATTCTGGTGTTTATGAGCGGTGAGCGTGAAATTCGTGACACGGCAGATGCGCTCAATAAGCTCGACCTGCCTCACACCGAGGTATTACCGCTCTATGCGCGGCTCTCCAGTCAGGAGCAAAACCGGGTGTTTCACTCCCACCACGGGCGGCGCATTGTGCTGGCGACCAACGTGGCGGAAACCTCGCTGACGGTGCCGGGTATTCGTTATGTGATAGACCCCGGCACGGCGCGCATCAGCCGTTACAGCTATCGCACCAAGGTACAGCGCCTGCCTATCGAGCCGATATCACAAGCCTCGGCCAATCAGCGTAAAGGGCGCTGCGGGCGTGTCGCGGCGGGTATCTGTATTCGCCTGTACTCCGAGCAGGATTTTCTCTCGCGCCCGGCCTTTACTGACCCGGAAATTCTGCGCACCAACCTGGCGTCGGTCATTTTGCAGATGACAGCGCTGGGCCTTGGCGATATTGACGCCTTTCCCTTTGTTGAAGCGCCGGATAAGCGCAACATTCTTGATGGCGTTCGCCTGCTCGAAGAGCTTGGTGCGCTTGAAACCCGCGAGGATGGCCCGTACCGGCTGACGCCGCAGGGGCGGCAACTGGCACAATTGCCCATCGACCCGCGTCTGGCACGTATGGTGCTGGAAGCCCGCCAGACCAGTTGTGTGCGTGAAGCGATGATCATTACCGCTGCGCTGTCGATTCAAGACCCGCGCGAGCGCCCGGCAGAGAAAAAGCAGGCCGCGGAAGAAAAGCACCGTCGCTTTGCCGATAAAGAGTCGGATTTTCAGGCTTTCGTTAATCTGTGGGATTACCTGCAAGCGCAGCAAAAAGCGCTCTCTTCCGGTCAGTTTCGCAAACTGTGCCGCACCGAGTACCTGAATTATCTACGGGTGCGCGAATGGCAGGATATCTACACCCAGTTGCGTCAGGTGGTAAAAGAGCTCGGTTTCCCGGTGAACAGTGAACCGGCGGATTACCGCAGTTTGCACTGCGCACTGCTGACCGGGCTGTTATCACACATCGGACAAAAAGATGTCGAAAAGCAGGAGTTTAGCGGTGCGCGCAATACCCGTTTTGCCCTGTTCCCCGGCTCCGGCTTATTCAAAAAACCGCCCAAGTGGGCGATGGTGGCCGAACTGGTGGAAACCAGCCGCTTGTGGGGGCGCATTGCCGCGCGCATTGAACCGGAGTGGGTGGAGCCGCTGGCCCAGCATCTGGTGAAGCGCAGTTACAGTGAGCCGCACTGGGAGAAAGCGCAGGCGGCGGTGATGGCGCAGGAGAAAGTGACGCTGTATGGCCTGCCGATTGTGGCGGCGCGTAAAGTCAACTACGGCACGATTGACCCGGTAGTATCGCGCGAGCTGTTTATCCGCCATGCGCTGGTGGAAGGTGACTGGCAAACCCGGCATGCGTTTTTGCGCGCCAATCAGGCGCTGCGCCAGGAAGTGGAAGAGCTGGAAAACAAATCGCGCCGTCGTGACATTTTGGTCGATGACGACACGTTATTTGCGTTTTACGATCAACGTATTGGGCAGGATGTGGTGTCCGGGCGTCACTTTGATAGCTGGTGGAAGCAGGCCTCGCAAGCGAACCCTGACCAGCTCAATTTTGAAAAAACCATGCTGATTAAAGACGGTGCACAGCGGGTCAGCGCGCTGGATTACCCGAATTACTGGCAGCAGGGGGAGTTGCGTTTGCGCCTGACTTACCAGTTCGAGCCGGGAGCCGATGCCGATGGCGTGACGGTGCATATTCCGCTGCCGGTACTCAATCAGGTGAAAGAAGAGGGGTTTGAGTGGCAGATCCCGGGGCTGCGAAACGCATTGATAGTGGCGCTGATAAAATCACTGCCCAAACCGGTGCGGCGTAATTTTGTCCCGGCTCCCAACTATGCCGATGCCTGTCTGGCGCGGGTGACGCCGCTGGAAAAACCACTGCTGGATGCGCTGGAGCGGGAATTGCGCCTGATGACCGGCGTGAGCGTTGATCGCGACAGCTGGCAGTGGGATCAGGTGCCGGATCATCTGAAGATGACCTTCCGCGTGGTGGATGATAAGCACCGTGCGCTGCGCGAAGGGAAGAGCCTGCGTGCGCTGAAAGAGCAATTACAGGATAAGGTGCAGCAAACGCTGTCAGCGGTGGCGGATGACGGTATCGAACAGCGTGATTTGCACATCTGGAGTTTTGGCTCGCTGCCGGAGTGCTATGAGCAAAAGCGCGGCGGTTATTCGGTAAAAGCCTACCCGGCATTGGTGGATGAGAAAGACAGCGTAGCCATTCGCCTGTTTGATACGCCGCATCAGCAACAGCAAATGATGTGGCGTGGTCAGCGTCGTTTGCTGCTGCTGAACATTCCATCGCCGATCAAGTACCTGCACGAAAAACTGCCCAACAAAGCCAAACTGGGGTTGTACTTTAACCCGTATGGCAAAGTGCTGGAGTTGATTGATGACTGCATCGCCTGTGGCGTGGATAAACTGATGGCGCAGGCCGGTGGCCCGGCCTGGCAAGAAGCGGATTTTCGCCAGTTGCATGAGCGGGTGCGCGCTGAGCTTAACGAAACCGTGGTGGATATTGCCCGTCAGGTTGAACAGATTCTGACGGCGGTGTTTACCATCAATAAACGTCTTAAAGGCCGGGTGGACATGGCGCTGGCGCTGGCTCTCGGTGATATCAAAAGCCAGATGAACGGGCTGGTGTTTCGCGGTTTTGTGACGGATAACGGCTGGCAACGTCTGCCGGATGTGCTGCGTTACCTGCACGCCATTGAGCGGCGGCTGGATAAGCTTGCACAGGATGTTCACCGCGATCGCGCCCAGATGCTCAAAGTCGGGCAGGTGCAGCAAGCCTGGCAGCAGTGGTTAGGCAAGTTACCGCCGGAGCGGCGTGAAGAGGAAGAGGTGAAAGCCGTCCGCTGGATGATAGAGGAACTGCGAGTGAGCTATTTTGCCCAGCAACTGGGTACGCCTTACCCCATCTCTGATAAACGTATCGTGCAGGCTATGGAGCAGATTGACGGGTAA
- a CDS encoding FMN-dependent NADH-azoreductase has product MSKVLVLKSSILAGYSQSNQLADHFTAAWQAANAADTITVRDLAANPLPVLDGELVGMLRPSDAALTPRQQEAKALSDELIAELQAHDVVVLAAPMYNFNIPTQLKNYFDLIARAGVTFRYTEQGPEGLVKGKRAIVLTSRGGIHKDTPSDILAPYLRLFLGFIGISDVEFVFAEGLAYGPEMAQKALAGAKESISGLASA; this is encoded by the coding sequence ATGAGCAAAGTTCTCGTTCTGAAATCAAGTATTCTGGCAGGTTATTCCCAGTCTAATCAGTTGGCCGATCACTTTACCGCTGCCTGGCAGGCGGCTAACGCTGCCGATACCATTACGGTACGTGACCTGGCCGCTAATCCGCTGCCGGTGCTGGATGGCGAACTGGTTGGCATGCTGCGCCCGTCTGACGCTGCGCTAACGCCGCGTCAGCAAGAAGCGAAGGCGCTGTCTGACGAGCTGATTGCCGAATTGCAGGCTCATGACGTGGTTGTACTGGCCGCACCGATGTACAACTTCAACATCCCGACTCAGTTGAAAAACTACTTCGACCTGATCGCGCGTGCGGGCGTCACCTTCCGCTACACAGAACAGGGCCCGGAAGGCCTGGTGAAAGGCAAACGCGCTATCGTACTGACCAGCCGTGGCGGGATCCATAAAGATACCCCAAGCGATATCCTGGCTCCTTACCTGCGTCTGTTCCTGGGCTTTATCGGTATCAGCGACGTAGAATTTGTGTTCGCTGAAGGCCTTGCCTATGGCCCGGAAATGGCGCAGAAAGCGCTGGCGGGAGCCAAGGAATCGATCTCAGGTCTGGCTTCAGCCTAA
- a CDS encoding methyl-accepting chemotaxis protein: MRKNYPVSQRQYSLDARTKLMSVTTPDSHITYANTDFITVSGYEPEELMNQPHNIIRHPDMPPSAFADMWNTLKAGKIWCGVVKNRRKNGDHYWVRSSTTPLKREGKLIGYMSVRTAATADEIDQAQALYDKVNTGQLRHQAFHHGLLVYTGPLKWLSMFKTMALRWRIRSYFGLLGLLPLAIAFALLPKSALVWSLFATLMACAGLLCELLVLHVAKPTEQVLAQAMRSASGQANSLAALNRADEIGMLMRAVNQSGMNFRTFVDDVNINLQELKGACGEIAQGNHILAECCEKTEESLQQTAASVEQLNATIKTNADASLRASQYAEDVNQVVNVGEQAVSEVASTMEAITRASERITDIISVLDNLSFQTNILAINAAVEAAHAGEQGKSFAVVASEVRSLAQRSAASAKDIAGLIDNTLASIRTGDQQVSHTNRSMNNILVKVQEVTHLMNDISQATKEQSQGLQQINDAVTRIDELTHQNTALASQSHSATDHLQQQIATMAQAVSVFSASR, translated from the coding sequence ATGCGTAAAAATTATCCTGTCAGTCAACGTCAGTATTCGCTGGATGCCAGAACCAAACTGATGTCGGTAACGACACCTGACAGTCACATCACCTACGCCAATACCGATTTCATCACCGTCAGCGGCTATGAGCCGGAAGAGTTGATGAATCAGCCACACAATATTATCCGTCACCCGGATATGCCGCCGTCAGCCTTTGCCGATATGTGGAATACGCTAAAAGCGGGCAAGATCTGGTGTGGCGTGGTGAAGAACCGTCGCAAAAATGGCGACCATTACTGGGTACGCTCCAGCACCACGCCTCTTAAGCGCGAGGGCAAACTGATAGGCTATATGTCGGTGCGCACCGCCGCCACGGCCGATGAAATCGACCAGGCGCAGGCGCTGTACGATAAAGTCAACACAGGCCAGCTCAGGCACCAGGCTTTTCACCACGGCCTGCTGGTGTATACCGGGCCGCTAAAATGGCTCAGCATGTTCAAAACCATGGCGTTACGCTGGCGCATCCGCAGTTACTTCGGGCTGTTAGGATTACTGCCGCTGGCCATTGCCTTTGCTTTGTTGCCTAAATCCGCACTGGTCTGGAGCCTGTTTGCCACTCTGATGGCCTGTGCTGGCCTGCTGTGTGAGCTATTGGTACTGCATGTGGCTAAACCGACAGAGCAGGTTTTGGCACAAGCAATGCGTTCCGCCTCAGGTCAGGCCAACAGTTTGGCCGCGCTGAATCGAGCCGATGAAATCGGCATGCTGATGCGCGCCGTTAATCAGTCCGGCATGAATTTCCGAACCTTTGTTGATGATGTCAATATCAATCTGCAAGAGCTGAAAGGGGCCTGCGGTGAAATTGCCCAGGGGAACCACATTCTGGCCGAGTGTTGTGAAAAAACCGAAGAGAGCCTGCAACAGACGGCCGCGTCCGTCGAACAACTCAATGCCACCATTAAAACGAATGCCGATGCCTCCCTGCGTGCCTCGCAATATGCCGAGGATGTGAATCAGGTGGTGAATGTCGGTGAGCAGGCGGTCAGCGAGGTGGCCAGCACCATGGAAGCCATCACCCGGGCCAGTGAGCGCATCACCGATATCATTAGTGTGCTGGATAATTTATCCTTCCAGACCAACATCCTGGCGATTAATGCGGCGGTGGAAGCCGCACATGCCGGTGAACAGGGGAAAAGCTTTGCGGTGGTGGCAAGCGAGGTGCGCTCGCTGGCGCAACGTAGCGCCGCCTCAGCCAAAGACATTGCCGGGCTTATCGACAACACGCTGGCCAGCATTCGCACCGGCGATCAGCAAGTTTCACACACCAACCGCTCGATGAACAATATTCTGGTGAAAGTGCAGGAAGTGACGCATCTGATGAACGATATCAGCCAGGCCACCAAAGAGCAGTCGCAGGGGTTGCAGCAGATTAACGACGCCGTTACCCGTATCGATGAGTTGACTCACCAAAATACCGCGCTGGCCAGCCAGTCGCACTCAGCCACCGATCATCTGCAACAACAGATAGCCACGATGGCGCAGGCGGTCTCGGTGTTTAGCGCATCCCGATAA
- a CDS encoding 2-hydroxyacid dehydrogenase has product MKLAIYSTKQYDRKYLEQVNQQFGYELEFFDFMLSPRTVKMAAGCDAVCIFVNDDAGRDVLTELANNGIKILALRCAGFNNVDLDAARELGIQVVRVPAYSPEAVAEHAVGMMMSLNRRIHRAYQRTRDANFSLEGLIGFNMYQRTAGVIGTGKIGIATLRILKGFGMKLLAHDPYPNPQALELGAQYVDLNTLYAAADVISLHCPLTPENHHLLNREAFGRMKNGVMIVNTSRGGLIDSQAAIDALKQQKIGSLGMDVYENERDLFFSDKSNDVIQDDVFRRLSACHNVLFTGHQAFLTEEALTSISHTTLQNIRQLMAGETCPNQVTG; this is encoded by the coding sequence ATGAAGCTGGCAATTTACAGTACCAAACAGTATGACCGCAAATACCTTGAGCAGGTAAACCAACAGTTCGGCTACGAGCTGGAGTTTTTTGATTTCATGCTCAGCCCGCGCACCGTCAAGATGGCAGCAGGGTGTGATGCTGTCTGTATCTTTGTGAACGATGACGCCGGACGCGACGTGCTCACCGAACTGGCAAACAACGGCATCAAGATACTGGCCTTGCGCTGTGCTGGCTTTAATAACGTTGACCTGGACGCCGCCCGCGAGCTGGGTATTCAGGTGGTGCGGGTTCCGGCTTACTCGCCTGAGGCAGTGGCGGAACACGCCGTTGGCATGATGATGAGCCTGAACCGGCGCATCCACCGTGCCTATCAGCGCACCCGCGACGCCAATTTCTCTCTCGAGGGATTGATTGGTTTTAACATGTACCAGCGCACCGCCGGGGTGATCGGCACCGGTAAAATCGGTATCGCTACGCTGCGCATCCTCAAAGGATTTGGCATGAAACTGCTGGCACATGATCCCTACCCGAACCCGCAAGCGCTTGAATTGGGTGCGCAATATGTTGACCTCAATACGCTGTATGCCGCTGCCGATGTCATTTCCCTGCACTGCCCGCTGACGCCGGAAAACCACCATCTGCTCAACCGGGAGGCATTCGGGCGCATGAAAAACGGCGTAATGATCGTCAATACCAGCCGCGGTGGCCTGATTGATTCGCAGGCGGCCATCGATGCACTCAAGCAGCAAAAGATTGGTTCACTGGGGATGGATGTTTACGAAAACGAGCGCGATCTGTTCTTTAGCGATAAATCTAACGACGTGATCCAGGATGACGTTTTCCGCCGTTTATCTGCCTGCCACAATGTGCTGTTTACCGGCCATCAGGCCTTTTTGACCGAAGAGGCGCTGACCAGCATTTCACACACGACGTTGCAAAATATCCGTCAACTGATGGCAGGCGAAACCTGCCCTAATCAGGTCACCGGGTAA